In Vespa velutina chromosome 14, iVesVel2.1, whole genome shotgun sequence, one DNA window encodes the following:
- the LOC124954053 gene encoding uncharacterized protein LOC124954053 isoform X6 — MKRRRIARSRAKGVPPAGAMRMARKCCVPNCKIDVQEARTKGLPLHKFPKDAVLRGRWLTSGGFETRFKPTPGQVVCHRHFKRADYEAANKTNKLALKKGSVPSVFANYDNHPDPVIMSVKTSTSYAQEDLDLINAEILNMRHSPLISEDRTPKSDSCGETCYSRPESSADSVNLLETSDLMDQQRCKLSAGRNSSIMKEGTLNGTEIKANNMAIQSGIVESEKKVQHVSKDVNPKTEVNGFKKANEKEFDKGNNVKSKTLNRDSLKFFPGAKLEAKDFNEKWYSAKVVETDWVEREVLIHFHKWSARFDEWIPMDSSRLRVLQTETNEQSWVQPSSETNMKEFSVGERILATWADGRKYPAKVNAVLGNDRYDVLFDDGYAKIVRSSKMTKIATPPETQAVKEDGYIGSKQERRDKKRKHTVMELFHTHSRKRSKNESDKTVKKEESVVRNNVESFPEPKIDLDGTLFGPCYDPGTDLLKGFNANVPKTKSLPKKAKKETHKSDTEQEEYVGPAWVDGEPQGIESYIVDGNDGPRRSIIVPDKRLPPGWQKHFTQRKAGTSAGKWDVLFIHKSSGKKFRSRNDIRTFMESQGQFDFDPEKFDFCIHRKKKNHGQKLKQDVPTPEIPKKIKTLLPKVKTPTSNETTLLMSINTTPVNTPVASAGTTGTSVNNGGMIYSAVFIGGLRVEMEDSAYKCPKQGCNKTFRKENLLQMHIKHYHPEYSKFLGSTPNVADLAYARTIGESIDDIIPKKSTPLLEKIHKFGKKKAQERSPVPTSQLRLNFVQPSSPSVSLPTFEEREDEVDQLEKVNELHKEDIKIETMSPISSHSIEIDEEVEKRKENSCAMSPGTLFDMKIREEKPEKVGIKTLLPVRPPVTPEIQRVDRSKSLDDSMHIERGKGQRKRQLSEYSSDVPSKGKRRHGMQDIVDDYGDLDDSAVDAEGPTALIYRYSRRKSDSKSDENSQNKSEGVMMMINGEMVKVEQLRREEIINCTCGYMEEDGLMIQCDLCLCWQHGHCNAIEKEKDVPEKYVCYICRHPYRERPSKKYYHDQDWIKEGKLPSLSTRTKNQNAINKRTAILKRSYDLVAALLQMQQILHSLRVKINVAQKKDHPKLYLWAKNWEKLDVPKPDMEPVPIIEVMKIPIDSTDTSSETSRRTDIKIETKTSVKDDHDDKSIASDSELMKILEEDSSTSDESKVMCKKEDTINSNGGHILLDALTRNGSPDEKQKLKLENAIENINTNGSEDNRSISGLFGDNIHGETNVPEIGQELSTPLQPFIPEPEAPIDSAECRMRLLEHIEHFQSHIDSRLVSIEAQVCALEAMDPDEIIPSPDVQPRTKQTVQMLLRDLNTVRKLAALC; from the exons ATGAAGCGGCGGCGTATAGCGCGCTCGCGTGCTAAGGGGGTACCGCCTGCGGGGGCGATGAGAATGGCGCGCAAATGTTGCGTGCCCAACTGCAAGATCGACGTTCAGGAGGCACGCACCAAGGGTCTGCCGCTTCATAAATTTCCGAAGGACGCTGTACTTAGAGGCAGGTGGTTGACGAGCGGTGGTTTCGAGACGAGATTCAAGCCGACGCCCGGTCAAGTCGTCTGCCACAGACATTTTAAACGTGCCGACTACGAAGCCGCCAATAAAACTAACAAGCTAGCATTGAAGAAAGGCAGCGTTCCCTCGGTCTTTGCGAACTATGACAACCATCCAG ATCCAGTAATCATGTCAGTAAAGACCTCTACTTCTTATGCGCAAGAAGATCTGGATTTAATTAATGcggaaattttaaatatgagaCATTCTCCTTTAATATCCGAAGATAGAACTCCAAAGTCTGACAGTTGCGGCGAAACCTGTTATTCCAGACCAGAATCATCTGCCGATTCGGTTAATTTATTGGAGACGTCTGATTTAATGGACCAGCAGAGATGCAAGTTATCTGCGGGAAGGAATTCGAGTATTATGAAAGAAGGAACTCTTAATGGCACAGAAATAAAAGCAAACAATATGGCGATTCAGTCGGGTATAGTTGAATCTGAGAAAAAGGTGCAACATGTTTCCAAAGATGTAAACCCGAAAACAGAAGTAAATGGCTTTAAAAAAGcaaatgagaaagaatttgACAAGGGAAACAATGTGAAAAGCAAAACGTTAAATCGTGATAGTTTAAAATTCTTCCCTGGTGCCAAATTGGAAGCAAAGGACTTCAACGAAAAGTG GTATTCTGCTAAAGTAGTGGAAACAGATTGGGTAGAGAGAGAAGTATTGATACATTTTCATAAGTGGAGTGCAAGATTTGATGAGTGGATACCAATGGATAGTTCGAGACTACGTGTATTACAAACAGAGACaaa CGAGCAATCTTGGGTGCAGCCATCTTC GGAGACGAATATGAAAGAGTTCTCGGTCGGAGAAAGGATCTTAGCTACGTGGGCGGATGGCAGAAAATATCCCGCTAAAGTAAACGCCGTCTTAGGGAATG ACAGGTATGATGTGCTCTTTGATGATGGATATGCAAAGATTGTCAGATCCTCGAAGATGACTAAAATTGCCACTCCGCCCGAAACG CAAGCAGTTAAAGAAGACGGATACATAGGAAGTAAACAAGAGAGGAgggacaagaaaagaaagcataCAGTTATGGAGCTTTTCCATACTCATTCTAGGAAACGTTCCAAAAATGAAAGTGATAAAacagtaaagaaagaagaatccgTTGTTCGAAATAACGTAGAAAGTTTCCCAGAACCTAAGATTGATTTGGATGGTACCCTATTTGGGCCCTGCTATGATCCTGGTACTGATTTATTAAAAGGATTTAATGCAAATGTGCCTAAAACGAAATCATTGCCGAAAAAGGCCAAAAAAGAAACGCATAAATCTGACACGGAGCAAGAGGAATATGTTGGTCCAGCATGGGTTGATGGTGAACCGCAAGGAATTGAATCTTACATTGTAGATGGAAACGATg GGCCACGCCGTTCTATTATTGTACCTGATAAAAGATTACCACCGGGTTGGCAGAAGCACTTTACTCAAAGAAAAGCTGGCACGTCTGCGGGAAAATGggatgttttatttataca TAAATCGAGCGGAAAGAAATTTCGTTCAAGGAACGATATTAGGACATTTATGGAAAGCCAAGGACAGTTTGACTTTGATCCGGAGAAATTTGACTTTTGTATTCaccgtaagaaaaagaatcacgGACAAAAGTTAAAGCAAGATGTTCCTACGCCAGAGATAccaaagaagataaaaacatTGTTGCCTAAAGTAAAAACGCCAACTTCTAATGAAACTACATTACTAATGTCAATTAACACGACGCCCGTTAATACACCAGTTGCATCCGCAGGAACTACTGGAACTTCTGTTAATAACGGCG GAATGATTtatt caGCCGTTTTCATCGGCGGTCTTCGAGTGGAGATGGAAGATAGTGCTTATAAATGTCCTAAACAAGGATGTAATAAAACTTTTcggaaagaaaatcttttgcAAATGCACATAAAACATTATCATCCTgaatattcgaaatttttgGGATCCACACCAAATGTTGCAGATTTGGCATATGCAAGAACGATCGGGGAGTCTATTGACGACATTATTCCAAAGAAATCAACTCCTTTATtggaaaaaattcataaatttggGAAAAAGAAGGCTCAAGAAAGATCACCAGTGCCCACGTCGCAATTAAGATTAAATTTTGTACAGCCTTCTTCCCCATCCGTATCGTTACCAACGTTCGAGGAACGAGAAGATGAAGTTGACCAATTAGAGAAAGTAAATGAACTTCataaagaagatattaaaatagaaaccATGTCACCTATTTCAAGTCATAGTATAGAAATAGATGAGGaagttgaaaaaaggaaagaaaattcgtgTGCGATGTCACCAGGAACACTCTTTGAtatgaaaataagagaagagaaaccgGAGAAAGTTGgaattaaaacattattacCCGTCCGTCCACCTGTAACACCGGAAATACAAAGGGTGGATAGATCGAAATCTTTAGACGATTCTATGCATATTGAAAGGGGTAAAGGTCAGAGGAAACGTCAACTATCGGAATATAGTTCTGATGTACCGTCTAAAGGGAAAAGGCGACATg GTATGCAAGACATTGTAGACGATTATGGAGATCTAGATGACAGTGCTGTAGATGCAGAAGGCCCTACCGCtcttatatatagatacagtCGTAGGAAATCTGACTCCAAAAGCGACGAAAATAGTCAGAATA aaagcGAAGGAGTTATGATGATGATCAATGGAGAAATGGTAAAAGTAGAGCAGCTCCGacgagaagaaataattaattgtacctGTGGCTATATGGAAGAAGATGGTTTAATGATACAATGTGACCTTTGTTTGTGTTGGCAACATGGTCACTGTAATgccattgaaaaagaaaaagacgttCCAGAAAAGTATGTTTGTTATATATGCCGACACCCTTATCGTGAACGGccttcgaaaaaatattatcacgaTCAAGATTGGATAAAGGAAGGCAAATTGCCAAG cttATCTACTCGAACGAAGAATCAAAAtgcaattaataaaagaactgCAATATTAAAGCGTTCGTACGATTTAGTTGCGGCCTTACTGCAAATGCAGCAAATTCTCCATAGTCTGAGGGTGAAAATTAATGTAGCTCA GAAAAAAGATCATCCGAAATTATATCTTTGGGCTAAAAATTGGGAAAAATTGGATGTACCCAAGCCTGATATGGAACCTGTTCCAATAATAGAAGTAATGAAAATCCCTATAGATTCTACCGACACAAGTTCTGAAACCTCTAGACGTACCGacataaaaatagaaacgaaaacgTCGGTAAAGGATGATCACGATGACAAATCTATAGCCTCTGATTcggaattaatgaaaattttagaaGAAGATAGCTCGACTTCAGACGAATCGAAAGTTATGTGTAAAAAAGAGGATACGATAAATTCAAACGGCGGTCATATATTATTAGACGCATTAACAAGAAATGGAAGTCCGGACGAAAAGCAGAAGTTAAAGCTTGAAAAtgcaatagaaaatataa ATACAAATGGTTCGGAAGATAACAGATCGATCTCTGGATTATTTGGGGATAATATTCATGGTGAAACTAATGTACCTGAAATTGGACAAGAATTGTCAACTCCATTACAACCATTTATACCAGAACCAGAGGCACCAATTGATTCGGCTGAATGTCGAATGAGATTACTGGAACATATCGAACATTTCCAGAGTCACATAGACTCGAGACTAGTATCTATAGAAGCTCAAGTTTGtg CTTTGGAAGCCATGGATCCTGACGAGATAATACCTAGTCCGGATGTGCAACCTCGTACGAAGCAAACAGTACAAATGTTGCTTAGAGATTTGAATACAGTTCGTAAATTGGCTGCTTTATGTTAA
- the LOC124954053 gene encoding uncharacterized protein LOC124954053 isoform X2 translates to MKRRRIARSRAKGVPPAGAMRMARKCCVPNCKIDVQEARTKGLPLHKFPKDAVLRGRWLTSGGFETRFKPTPGQVVCHRHFKRADYEAANKTNKLALKKGSVPSVFANYDNHPDPVIMSVKTSTSYAQEDLDLINAEILNMRHSPLISEDRTPKSDSCGETCYSRPESSADSVNLLETSDLMDQQRCKLSAGRNSSIMKEGTLNGTEIKANNMAIQSGIVESEKKVQHVSKDVNPKTEVNGFKKANEKEFDKGNNVKSKTLNRDSLKFFPGAKLEAKDFNEKWYSAKVVETDWVEREVLIHFHKWSARFDEWIPMDSSRLRVLQTETNEQSWVQPSSETNMKEFSVGERILATWADGRKYPAKVNAVLGNDRYDVLFDDGYAKIVRSSKMTKIATPPETQAVKEDGYIGSKQERRDKKRKHTVMELFHTHSRKRSKNESDKTVKKEESVVRNNVESFPEPKIDLDGTLFGPCYDPGTDLLKGFNANVPKTKSLPKKAKKETHKSDTEQEEYVGPAWVDGEPQGIESYIVDGNDGPRRSIIVPDKRLPPGWQKHFTQRKAGTSAGKWDVLFIHKSSGKKFRSRNDIRTFMESQGQFDFDPEKFDFCIHRKKKNHGQKLKQDVPTPEIPKKIKTLLPKVKTPTSNETTLLMSINTTPVNTPVASAGTTGTSVNNGGMIYSVFIGGLRVEMEDSAYKCPKQGCNKTFRKENLLQMHIKHYHPEYSKFLGSTPNVADLAYARTIGESIDDIIPKKSTPLLEKIHKFGKKKAQERSPVPTSQLRLNFVQPSSPSVSLPTFEEREDEVDQLEKVNELHKEDIKIETMSPISSHSIEIDEEVEKRKENSCAMSPGTLFDMKIREEKPEKVGIKTLLPVRPPVTPEIQRVDRSKSLDDSMHIERGKGQRKRQLSEYSSDVPSKGKRRHGMQDIVDDYGDLDDSAVDAEGPTALIYRYSRRKSDSKSDENSQNSQLNDSRLEKGDPFKGDSAKRDNSNDAEESEGVMMMINGEMVKVEQLRREEIINCTCGYMEEDGLMIQCDLCLCWQHGHCNAIEKEKDVPEKYVCYICRHPYRERPSKKYYHDQDWIKEGKLPSLSTRTKNQNAINKRTAILKRSYDLVAALLQMQQILHSLRVKINVAQKKDHPKLYLWAKNWEKLDVPKPDMEPVPIIEVMKIPIDSTDTSSETSRRTDIKIETKTSVKDDHDDKSIASDSELMKILEEDSSTSDESKVMCKKEDTINSNGGHILLDALTRNGSPDEKQKLKLENAIENINTNGSEDNRSISGLFGDNIHGETNVPEIGQELSTPLQPFIPEPEAPIDSAECRMRLLEHIEHFQSHIDSRLVSIEAQVCALEAMDPDEIIPSPDVQPRTKQTVQMLLRDLNTVRKLAALC, encoded by the exons ATGAAGCGGCGGCGTATAGCGCGCTCGCGTGCTAAGGGGGTACCGCCTGCGGGGGCGATGAGAATGGCGCGCAAATGTTGCGTGCCCAACTGCAAGATCGACGTTCAGGAGGCACGCACCAAGGGTCTGCCGCTTCATAAATTTCCGAAGGACGCTGTACTTAGAGGCAGGTGGTTGACGAGCGGTGGTTTCGAGACGAGATTCAAGCCGACGCCCGGTCAAGTCGTCTGCCACAGACATTTTAAACGTGCCGACTACGAAGCCGCCAATAAAACTAACAAGCTAGCATTGAAGAAAGGCAGCGTTCCCTCGGTCTTTGCGAACTATGACAACCATCCAG ATCCAGTAATCATGTCAGTAAAGACCTCTACTTCTTATGCGCAAGAAGATCTGGATTTAATTAATGcggaaattttaaatatgagaCATTCTCCTTTAATATCCGAAGATAGAACTCCAAAGTCTGACAGTTGCGGCGAAACCTGTTATTCCAGACCAGAATCATCTGCCGATTCGGTTAATTTATTGGAGACGTCTGATTTAATGGACCAGCAGAGATGCAAGTTATCTGCGGGAAGGAATTCGAGTATTATGAAAGAAGGAACTCTTAATGGCACAGAAATAAAAGCAAACAATATGGCGATTCAGTCGGGTATAGTTGAATCTGAGAAAAAGGTGCAACATGTTTCCAAAGATGTAAACCCGAAAACAGAAGTAAATGGCTTTAAAAAAGcaaatgagaaagaatttgACAAGGGAAACAATGTGAAAAGCAAAACGTTAAATCGTGATAGTTTAAAATTCTTCCCTGGTGCCAAATTGGAAGCAAAGGACTTCAACGAAAAGTG GTATTCTGCTAAAGTAGTGGAAACAGATTGGGTAGAGAGAGAAGTATTGATACATTTTCATAAGTGGAGTGCAAGATTTGATGAGTGGATACCAATGGATAGTTCGAGACTACGTGTATTACAAACAGAGACaaa CGAGCAATCTTGGGTGCAGCCATCTTC GGAGACGAATATGAAAGAGTTCTCGGTCGGAGAAAGGATCTTAGCTACGTGGGCGGATGGCAGAAAATATCCCGCTAAAGTAAACGCCGTCTTAGGGAATG ACAGGTATGATGTGCTCTTTGATGATGGATATGCAAAGATTGTCAGATCCTCGAAGATGACTAAAATTGCCACTCCGCCCGAAACG CAAGCAGTTAAAGAAGACGGATACATAGGAAGTAAACAAGAGAGGAgggacaagaaaagaaagcataCAGTTATGGAGCTTTTCCATACTCATTCTAGGAAACGTTCCAAAAATGAAAGTGATAAAacagtaaagaaagaagaatccgTTGTTCGAAATAACGTAGAAAGTTTCCCAGAACCTAAGATTGATTTGGATGGTACCCTATTTGGGCCCTGCTATGATCCTGGTACTGATTTATTAAAAGGATTTAATGCAAATGTGCCTAAAACGAAATCATTGCCGAAAAAGGCCAAAAAAGAAACGCATAAATCTGACACGGAGCAAGAGGAATATGTTGGTCCAGCATGGGTTGATGGTGAACCGCAAGGAATTGAATCTTACATTGTAGATGGAAACGATg GGCCACGCCGTTCTATTATTGTACCTGATAAAAGATTACCACCGGGTTGGCAGAAGCACTTTACTCAAAGAAAAGCTGGCACGTCTGCGGGAAAATGggatgttttatttataca TAAATCGAGCGGAAAGAAATTTCGTTCAAGGAACGATATTAGGACATTTATGGAAAGCCAAGGACAGTTTGACTTTGATCCGGAGAAATTTGACTTTTGTATTCaccgtaagaaaaagaatcacgGACAAAAGTTAAAGCAAGATGTTCCTACGCCAGAGATAccaaagaagataaaaacatTGTTGCCTAAAGTAAAAACGCCAACTTCTAATGAAACTACATTACTAATGTCAATTAACACGACGCCCGTTAATACACCAGTTGCATCCGCAGGAACTACTGGAACTTCTGTTAATAACGGCG GAATGATTtatt CCGTTTTCATCGGCGGTCTTCGAGTGGAGATGGAAGATAGTGCTTATAAATGTCCTAAACAAGGATGTAATAAAACTTTTcggaaagaaaatcttttgcAAATGCACATAAAACATTATCATCCTgaatattcgaaatttttgGGATCCACACCAAATGTTGCAGATTTGGCATATGCAAGAACGATCGGGGAGTCTATTGACGACATTATTCCAAAGAAATCAACTCCTTTATtggaaaaaattcataaatttggGAAAAAGAAGGCTCAAGAAAGATCACCAGTGCCCACGTCGCAATTAAGATTAAATTTTGTACAGCCTTCTTCCCCATCCGTATCGTTACCAACGTTCGAGGAACGAGAAGATGAAGTTGACCAATTAGAGAAAGTAAATGAACTTCataaagaagatattaaaatagaaaccATGTCACCTATTTCAAGTCATAGTATAGAAATAGATGAGGaagttgaaaaaaggaaagaaaattcgtgTGCGATGTCACCAGGAACACTCTTTGAtatgaaaataagagaagagaaaccgGAGAAAGTTGgaattaaaacattattacCCGTCCGTCCACCTGTAACACCGGAAATACAAAGGGTGGATAGATCGAAATCTTTAGACGATTCTATGCATATTGAAAGGGGTAAAGGTCAGAGGAAACGTCAACTATCGGAATATAGTTCTGATGTACCGTCTAAAGGGAAAAGGCGACATg GTATGCAAGACATTGTAGACGATTATGGAGATCTAGATGACAGTGCTGTAGATGCAGAAGGCCCTACCGCtcttatatatagatacagtCGTAGGAAATCTGACTCCAAAAGCGACGAAAATAGTCAGAATA GTCAACTTAATGATTCTCGCCTTGAGAAAGGCGACCCCTTTAAAGGGGATTCtgcaaaaagagataatagtaatgatgCAGAAg aaagcGAAGGAGTTATGATGATGATCAATGGAGAAATGGTAAAAGTAGAGCAGCTCCGacgagaagaaataattaattgtacctGTGGCTATATGGAAGAAGATGGTTTAATGATACAATGTGACCTTTGTTTGTGTTGGCAACATGGTCACTGTAATgccattgaaaaagaaaaagacgttCCAGAAAAGTATGTTTGTTATATATGCCGACACCCTTATCGTGAACGGccttcgaaaaaatattatcacgaTCAAGATTGGATAAAGGAAGGCAAATTGCCAAG cttATCTACTCGAACGAAGAATCAAAAtgcaattaataaaagaactgCAATATTAAAGCGTTCGTACGATTTAGTTGCGGCCTTACTGCAAATGCAGCAAATTCTCCATAGTCTGAGGGTGAAAATTAATGTAGCTCA GAAAAAAGATCATCCGAAATTATATCTTTGGGCTAAAAATTGGGAAAAATTGGATGTACCCAAGCCTGATATGGAACCTGTTCCAATAATAGAAGTAATGAAAATCCCTATAGATTCTACCGACACAAGTTCTGAAACCTCTAGACGTACCGacataaaaatagaaacgaaaacgTCGGTAAAGGATGATCACGATGACAAATCTATAGCCTCTGATTcggaattaatgaaaattttagaaGAAGATAGCTCGACTTCAGACGAATCGAAAGTTATGTGTAAAAAAGAGGATACGATAAATTCAAACGGCGGTCATATATTATTAGACGCATTAACAAGAAATGGAAGTCCGGACGAAAAGCAGAAGTTAAAGCTTGAAAAtgcaatagaaaatataa ATACAAATGGTTCGGAAGATAACAGATCGATCTCTGGATTATTTGGGGATAATATTCATGGTGAAACTAATGTACCTGAAATTGGACAAGAATTGTCAACTCCATTACAACCATTTATACCAGAACCAGAGGCACCAATTGATTCGGCTGAATGTCGAATGAGATTACTGGAACATATCGAACATTTCCAGAGTCACATAGACTCGAGACTAGTATCTATAGAAGCTCAAGTTTGtg CTTTGGAAGCCATGGATCCTGACGAGATAATACCTAGTCCGGATGTGCAACCTCGTACGAAGCAAACAGTACAAATGTTGCTTAGAGATTTGAATACAGTTCGTAAATTGGCTGCTTTATGTTAA